AGCAACGGATGCTTCATAACCCACATCAACCTTATTTTCAAAAGCCTTTGAGAAAATCTCATAACCGTATTCGGCAAGTAGAGCCTTATTTGCTGTAACCACGCTTTTCTTTTTATCAATCGCTGATAGAATAAAATCCTTGGCAGCGTCTATCCCGCCAATAAGCTCAACGATTATATCGATATCGTCAGAAAGCAACTCATCAAAGCTGTTTGCAATCTTTCCTTCAACAAGATTCTTTACTTCATCTTTGATGCTTTTTGCATAAACCTTCTTTAAAACAAGCTCAAAACCCAGCCTTTTTTTAATAATTTCACTGTTTTGTGTTAAGATTTTAACAACGCCGCTTCCAACAGTTCCAGCGCCTATCAATCCAACATTGATTGCCATAGCCTACCTTCCTTTGCATCAAAGTTTCATCTCGATAATATAAAATTTATGTCAAACAATGTCAAAAATTTAGTTTTTATTCTTTAAAAATTTCTATTGAATTACCTTACCCACAACAGCTGCTATCTTTTTAATATCCTCCATTAGTTCACAGAACTCCTCAATTGTTAACTGCTGGGCTGCATCTGAAACGGCTATGGCTGGGTTGTAGTGCACCTCAATTAACAGACCGTCAGCTCCTGCTGCTATTGCTGCCCTTGCTAAAGCCGGTACATACTCCCTTTTGCCTGCAGCATGCGATGGATCTATTATAACAGGTAGATGTGTTTCCTTTTTTAATACGGGAACAGCTGATATATCCAGTGTGTTTCTTGTTGCTGTTTCAAAGGTTCTTATGCCTCGCTCACACAGAATTACATCGGCATTTCCCTCGCTCATAACATATTCTGCACTCATCAAAAATTCCTGAATAGTTGTTGCCATACCTCTTTTTAGAAGCACAGGCTTGTCTGTTTGGCCAACAAGCTTCAATAAAGAGAAATTCTGTATATTTCTGGCCCCGATTTGCAGTATGTCAGCGTATTTTAAAACCACATCTAAATCCTTTGGATTCATAACCTCTGTTACGATGGGCATATTCGTCTTTTCACCGGCTTCTTTTAAAAGTTTTAAGCCTTCTTCGCCAAGCCCCTGAAAGGTGTAGGGTGATGTTCTTGGCTTGAATGCACCGCCCCTTAAGATATGAGCTGAGCATTTTTTTATGCCTGTTGCTGTTGTAAGCATCTGTTCTCTATTTTCCACAGAGCAGGGTCCTGCCATCATGGTAAAATTCTCACCGCCGATTTTTATTCCTTTTACATCGATTATCGTATCGTAGTCTTTGTTTTCTCTTGATGCTAATTTGTACGGTTTTGAAACCCTGTGAACACTATCAACTGCTTTATCTAAAGAAAAAACAGCAACCGGGTCTATTTTTTCTATCTTTTTGTCTATATCCCCTATAACACCTATGATTGTGCGTCTGCTACCCTTAGAGATGTGAGCTTTTAACCCTAACTCTTCAATCTTTTGTTTTAGCCGTTCTACATCCTCATCCTTTGAACTTTTTTTCGTTACGATAATCATAACAACACCTCCTAAAAAATTTCGGCCAATAAAAAAAGCCGTTTGGATCGACCATCCCCTGGAGGATAGCCTATCCAAACGGCTCAACAAAAAGCCTTACAAATAGACTACCCCCCTCCTCCAAACCAATAGTAATAAAAGCTAAAGTTATGGGAAACAAAGAAAGCTACATTCATCATAGTGCAGTCTTAATACCACATATGTTTAAAAAAAGCAAGTAAAAAATTTGACCTTACAATTGACTAAAAGGGGTGTTTTTGTTATAAGGTCTGCGGAGAGGTGGCCGAGTGGTCGAAGGCGGTTGACTCGAAATCAACTGTGCGATTTTTTCGCACCGCGGGTTCGAATCCCGCCCTCTCCGCCATTGTCTATGTTTTTTGAGTCATTATCTCCACACCAAGCTCTTTGAGTTTTAACAGAATTTCCTCTTTATTATGCAATTTCACAAGTTCATTTATTCCTTTTTCTAAATACCCTATGTCAACTGTTTTTGTTTTAGCTACAAGTATAGATTCATACTGGGTTTTTCTGTCTGCCTCGTTTACAAGCAGCTCCTCAAACAGCTTTTCCCCTTCTCTTAAGCCTGTAAACACTATTTGACTCTCATCCTTTCCATAGATTTTCAACATTTTTTTAGCAAGCTCCACTATCTTTACAGGCTCTCCCATATCAAGGATAAAAATCTCACCACCTTTGCCTATGCTTGCAGCCTGCAAAACCAACTTACATGCCTCAGGTATGAGCATAAAATAGCGCTTAACCTCTGGGTGTGTGACTGTCAGGGGCTTACCCTCCTCTATCAGTTTTTTAAATTTGGGAACAACGCTGCCGCTGCTGTTTAGGACATTTCCGAATCTTACGCTCACAATTTCTGTTTTCCCTTTAAAATTTTGAGCATATAACTCACACAGCCTTTTTGTTGCCCCCATAACACTTGTTGGCCTCACAGCCTTGTCTGTTGAGATCAAAACGAACTTTTTACAGTTATACTTTTCTGCTAACTCTATTGTGTTTTTTGTTCCTATTATGTTGTTTATTACAGCTGAGCGGGGATTTTCTTCACACAGCGGCACATGTTTATATGCTGCTGCATGGATAACAATATCGGGTGAGTATTCTTTAAATACTCTCTCAAGTTCTTGTTTGTCCACTACATTTACGAGTTTGCCTTCTATTTGAGGTAGCTCTTCTTTGATTTTGTATAGATTAAACTCGCTTGCTTCAATAACCACAACTTTTTTTGCCTTAAAAAATACACACTGGCGAACAAGCTCGCTGCCTATACTACCTCCGCCACCTGTTATAAGAATCGTTTTATCTTTAACAAATTCTGATATGGCTCTTTGGTCTAAATCACGGGGTTTCCGAGACAATAAATCTTCAATGGACAACTCCCTTATTATGTTGGAAAAGGGATTGTAAATTTTGATGTCCTCTATATTTTTATCTTTTAGTAGTTCAAAGAGTTGATTTAGTTTATCAGGCGGTAGTTGTTTTGTAATTATAGCTGTTTTAATATTTTCCGGTATGCTTTTTATATCCCTTACCTTAAATCCAAAAAAATAGCTTCCTATTGTTTCTTTGCTTTCATCAAATACACCTACAACATTAAAGGGAAAATCCTGTTTAAAGATCGTTGCAGCTTTGTCGGATACGCCTATTATTATAGCAGGAGGCTTATTTTTTGTATTGTTTTCTAAAAAGAGTCTTTTTGAAATCCTAAAAAAACCTATAAAAATAAAGCTCAAAACAAAATCGATTAATATTGCACTTCTTGGATAAGGCAAAAAAAAGTTTCTAAAAAAAAATATAATCATAAAGCCGTATATATATGCAGCTATTAAGGCGATGGTTAGCTCTTTTAGCTCAAGTAAGGAAAAATATCTCCAGCTTACAAAATATAACCTGAATGTGTAGAGAAAGAGTATCTTTAAAATAGCAAAAACAAAAAAAATCTTGGTGAATGAGTGGTAAAAATCTACGGGAATATGGAAGTTAAATCTCAAAAGATAAGCTGTGTATAGTGAGACAAAGGAAAGCAGAAAATCACCGATTATAAAAAAGATGGCGCGTGTTGTTTTAGACTTTTTTAATAAGTTCACAGATTCGTTTCACCTCCTCAAAACTTAAGGCTGTGCCACTTGGCATACATAAACCTTTTTTAAAAAACGACTCACTTTTTCCGTTTATATAGGCTTTTGCTGATTTAAATACAGGTTGTAGGTGCATTGGTTTCCACAGTGGTCTTGTTTCTATGTTAAAATTTTTTAAATATTCAAGTACTTTTATAGGGTTTTTATCTTTAAACAGACAGGTTGTAAGCCACCTATTTCCGTATGCGTTTTTAATTTCTGGCATAAATTCAGCGATTTCGCTTAAGTTTTGTGAATAAATTTTAAATATCTCCCTTTTTTTTCTGATCCTTTCTTTTAATACCTCAACCTGACCAAGCCCTATTGCTGCCAACACATTGCTCATTCTATAATTGTAGCCTATTTCTTTGTGCTCATACCAGTATTCATTTTCCTTTGCCTGTGAGGCTAAAAACCTTGCCTTTTCAATCCATTCTTTGTTGTTGCTTACAAGAATTCCACCTCCGCCTGTTGTTATAATCTTGTTACCGTTAAAACTATACACACCAAAATGTCCAAAAGTGCCTGTGTGTTTGTTTTTTAGTGTTGCTCCTAAGGATTCTGCTGCATCCTCTATCACATACACGCCGTATTTTAAAGCCAAATTCATGATCTCGTCAATTTTGGCAGGTTGACCATAAAGATGTGTTACAATAATAGCTTTTGGTTTTTCTTTTTTGATGGCTTCCTCAACAAGATTCGGGTCTATATTCCAGCTTTCATCGCTATCTATAAAGATTGGCTCTGCGTTCTGGTATAAAATAGGTGCAACAGAGCCTATAAATGTAAATGTTGATGCAAGAACTTTGTCACTGCTTTTGATATTTAGTATTCTCAAAGCAAGATGTATGGCTGCTGTACCACTTGATAAAGCCACGCTGTATTTAGCTTTTGTATAGTTGCATATAGCATGTTCAAATTTCTCAATAAACGGCCCAACCGGTGCAATGTAGTTGCTTTCAAAAGCTTCTTTTACATATTTTATCTCATTTTTCCCCATATGAGGAGGAGAGAGAAAGATTTGTTTAGGCATTCTGCTTTTCCTATATTTTTAATGTATTGTAAATTTCTTCTAAATTTAGAATTTCAAAGTCAGCGTTGTTTTCTATGTTAGAATATATACCTCTTTTATTTTTTAATCTGATTGTTATCCACGATAATCTTTTTGGTATTGTAAAGTCTTTTTGAGGATTATCACCTATATACACATATTCATCGTTAGGAAAAAGTTTCATTACTTCTAAAAAAGGTTTGACTTCAAGTTTGTGGGAATGTAGGAAATCAGAAAAAATTGGTTTTTTAATATATAAATTCAAGTTGAGAGCATAAAATTTGTTTTTTTGCATAATATAGTGACCATCTGTTATTAAAGATATATTACACTTAATACGTCCTAAAATATTGGAAGCATCTTCTCTGAGTGAGATTTTTGGCTTGTGAAATCTATATATCTCAATGAGTTTTTGAAGTGGTATAGAAATTTTGAATCTATCTATGAGTTTATTGAAAATTTTACCACTACCTGCTTTTAAAAATTCTTCCCACATAAAATCAAAATAGTGACTTGATCCTAAATACTCACTTATTTCTAAGAAACCACTTTTTACAAAATCAATTTCATCGTATAAGGTGTCATCAAGGTCAAATACTATTACCATCTACTAACACCTCGGCATCATATCTAAGCATAATGAGATTATCTTTCCACTCTTCAGTGTAGGTTAAATTTTTGCCTAAAAAATCATCAATCAGCATTTTTGCCATATCAGCACCAGCTAAATAGCTTAAAGGGTATCCACCACCAAAGCGTGGATTTATTTCAATAAAGTAAATTTCATCGTTTTTTAAAAAGAGTTGTGTAGTTATAACACCATATGCTCCTATCAGTTTCTTAGATAATTTTTTTATTTCCTTTAATATTGTGGGGTTTTTAGAAGTTCTGGCTTTTTCAACCTCACCGCACCTTACTTTAATTCTTTCTCTTGGCACAGCACAAATTAAATTACCTTTTCTATCAAAAAACATGTCAACAGTATACTCTTGCCCCTCGATAAACTCTTGAAACACATATTCTTTGTTTTTTAATAGCAAAATTTCAGCTTCTTGATGGTTGATAACTATAGTAGCACCTTGAGAAGATGATGAATTATTGAGCTTTGCAAAAAGTGGATATTTTGCTTTAAGAAAATCAATTATAATCTCAGGTGTATTAAAGGCGTTTTTTTTAAAAAAATCGTATGTTTTAGTTTTTAAAGAAAAAGTATCACACAAACTTTCTTCTGAAATTGCTATGGATATGCCTTCATGTTCAAAATCTTTTTTAAATTTTGCTAAAACTGGCAACTCTGGATCTATTGTAGGTACAACTATATTAATACCTTCCTTTTTACATATATCTAAAAGAGTATTTATATAATCTGTAGAATTAACAGGTGGTACTTTAAAACTAAAATCCGCTATATGACAAGCCGCACTGAATTCTGGTATATTATCGCAGCAGTAAACTATAGCATGCTTTTTAAAATTATTTACAAGACTAACCCTTCTTCCTGCACTTGTTATCAAAACTTTAATTTTCTCCATTAAATTTCTCCATGGTTGTGTTGGTGTTTTGATACACACCCTCTTTTTTTATAACCTTTTGTAAAGTCCATAGCAATATTTTTATATCCAAACAGAAACTTACATGGTTTACATAAAATACATCATACTTAAATTTTTTTCTCCAGCTGATGGCATTTCTACCTTTTACTTGAGCAAGACCCGTAATGCCGGGCTTAACATCATGCCTCTTTCTCTGCCAGCTTTTGTATAAAGGTAAATACTCAATCAATAGTGGTCTTGGTCCAACAAAACTCATGTCGCCTTTCAGGACATTAAATAGCTGAGGTAGCTCATCTATACTTAAGTCTCTTATAATTTTACCAAATCCTTTAAGTCTATCTTTGTCCGGCAAAAGGTTTCCCTGCTTATCCTTTTCATTGGTCATTGTTCTAAATTTATATATTTCGAAGATTTTTTCCTTATATCCCGGGCGCTTTTGCTTAAAAATAATGGGTCTTCCATCCCATAAATAAATTCCTATTACGACTATTAACATAATAGGAGAAAAAATAATAATTAAAATTGTAGCTAAAACCTTATCCAGTAAGGGTTTAAAAAAATTTCTATACATTTTTGTATCGTTTAAAAACCTTATAAAAATCTATTTTAGGATTACACTTAATGTCGTTAAATTCTATTGTTTCTTCAAAAAAATCTCCTAATTTTGTATATTTAAAATCTATTAATTTATAAACTTTTGCTTTTAACTCGCCTGGATATACAATTATATAATATTTAACTTTTTCTTTTTCATATAACTCAAATTTTATTTTTTCATCTCTATAAGCTGTTGAGGCTGAAATAATCTCAATCACAATTTCAGGCGCTTTTGAAATATAATCTGGGTTTTCATCATTACATACAACTGCAATGTCTGGTCTTAAAACAGTAAATTCACTTATTTTATAATCTTGCTCGATTACAACCTCACACTCTTTACAATTTTCCATAAAATTTTCTAACATTCCCGCAATTCTTACACTTAAATTTTGATGTTTTTTAACAGGACTCGGAGTCATGGCATAAGCCACTCCATCAATTAACTCCCATTTCCCTTCCCACAATTTATAATCATCATACGAATAAGTCTCATGAACTAACGCCATTTAATACCTCCTTATAAATTTCTAAATATTTACTAACTACTACTTTTATATCAAATTCACTAACTGCTTTTTTTCTTGAATTATCCCCCATTTTTTCTCTTAGATTTTTATCATCGATTAAAACTTCTATTTTTTTTGCTAAACTTTTGTGATCTTTTATTGGTACTAAAAATCCGTTAAATCCATCATCTACGACTTCTCTACACCCAACTGCATCAGTTGTCACTATCGGTTTAGACATAGAGGCTGCCTCAAGCAGGGTTCTTGGTATTCCTTCTCTATAGCTTGGCAGAACAAAAATATCACACTTTTCTATTAAGTTTTTTATGTCGCTTCTAAAACCTAAATATTTAACATTTTTCCAATCAGGCTTAAAGGTATTTTTATTACCTCTATCAATATCACCTGCATACCAGAATTCTGCCTTATCTTTTAAAATCTCAGCTGCTTTTATATACTCTTCAACTCCTTTATCTTTTAAAACCCTTGCTACCATTAAAACCACTGGTTTTTTATTTTTAGGCCTATTTTTACTAACCCACTCCTTTGTATCAATGCCACTACTTTTTATCAAAACTGCTTTTTTACTATTAACCAGCCCTTTTTCAACAAAATAATTTAAATCATCACTGTTTTGAAAAATAACTTTTTTTGCTTTTTTTGAAGTTATCTTATATAAACTCTCAATTACTTTTCTAATTTTTTTTGATTTTAAATCGTTATAAATAAAGAAACTCCCAAGCCCTGTTATTGTTTGAATATAGTTTTTGGTATCACTAAATGCCCCATAAATATTTGGCTGATGAGTAAAAGAGTGTAGAATATCTGAATTTATGTTTTTTACAACTTCATTTATATTTTTTATTGTTTTTATTGCATTTAGTGGATTTAGTGAGCCTCTAATTGTTTTATATTCAACCGCTTTTATCCCATAATGTTTAAACTCATCAAAAACTTCACCTCGTGGAACAATAGCATAAACTTCAACTCCACGACTTACTAACTCTTTCATAATAGGAAGTCTAAAAAGATACAAATTTAAATCTAAATGGCTAAGAAAAGCTATTTTCATAGATGAAATTCTTTTTTAATTTTTGTTTCAAAATGTTTTCTAATGTCTTTTAAAGATACCTTTTTGGCAGGTTTTAGGTATTCAATATCTTCATCATCAATATCGTCAATAAACAACAATGCAGCAATGAACAGTTTTTTATTTATGCCTTGCAATATATTTCGAGAAAACTCATATAACTCATTTAGAGTAAAGTATTGAGATAAAAAATATAGGTCGTAATAATCTCTATATTTTGCCCTTAAAAAAAGGGTATTGATTTTCATTACTGCAATATCTTTTAATGATGCCACATTGAAATTTGAGATTTCCTTAGGCTTAAGAAAATTCCATCCTGCATTAAAAAATGTTACTTTGACTCCATCAAGAAATATATCAATCTGCTCATCACTAATGTTAACTATTTCTTTTTCACTGAAAGGAGTTAAGATTTCCCTTAATTTATTAATATTAAAATTTTCTTTGTGAAAAGTAAAAAAATCTAAATCCTCGCTTATCCTATGACATAATCTTAAAGTTAACGCACTGCCTCCAACAAGCACGAAATTACTCATATAATCATAATTTATAAGTTTTTTCAAAACATTTTCAGTGTTCTTTGATAGACAATGAAATTTTAAATCTTTTTTCATTTAATTTTCTTAGATAATCTGTTTCAATATCCATATTAAAAAATACTCTTGCAAGCATGAGATTGATTTTTATAAACCTTTTATCATCTGCCATTGTTTTAAACCATATATACTGTATTTCATCTTTTCTGTATCTCTTAAACAATTCTAAAATATCATCAAAATCTCCATATTTTAAAATATGCTCTATCACTGTTACTTTATTTACCTTTGAGTTTTTACTAAACCAGAATAATCTTTTTTTTATCATGCTTTTTTCTTGTTTTTGCCTTGTACACCAATCTTAAAAGTAAATGCTATACATAACTTTCTTGTTTCTCAGATTTCTTAAAAAACCTTTATAAATTCTTCACTTTTCATTATTTTAATTCCACAATTGTAAAATTTTTTATCATTTGTAATAAGAATTTCGCATTTATTTTCTAACACACACAAACACTGCAACACATCTTCAAAGTCAACCTGATTTTTTATCGAAATCTTAATAGCTTTTTTTATTAATTCTCTACTGTATGAATATACATACCAATTTTTAACAATATAATCTAAAAACTTTAAAACATTTATTTTATCTGTTACAATATAATAAATTGTTGTAAGCATGTTTTCACTAATAACAACTTCAATTTTATTATTATAAATAATTTCTATTATCTTTTTTGCGTAATGATGGTATTTTCTTGTAGTATCAATGATGTCAATTATTATATTTGTGTCTAAAAATACTCTATTTATCCGTGTATTTTTTTGCATGAATTATCCTTAACTCTTTTTCTGATAAATTTGTAGTATCTCCATCTGCAATTCCTGCAAATCTTAGAATTTCATCAATTTCTTTTTTCTTTTTCTCTTCAATTACTTTTCTAACTATATCTCTAATTTCATTAACATACCGTCCAGAAACAATAATCCCTTTTATCTGGTGAGTTTTTTTATCTTCAATTTCAATATAGTCATATCTGTCAATAGCGCTAAAATTTTTTGTAATTTCTCTAATTCCCATTTTTTTAATCATATATTACTCCTTGTCCAACTTTAAATTAATGTACAACATAAAAATTTATCTGTCAAATATTTTTCTTCCATACCTCAAGAGTAAACATTATCCATAACATTTTTGCTCTTTTTTCTTCTGCTATTTTTATCTTTTTTTCAAGGAGTTTATCAATAAATTTTCTTTCAATAAAATTTTCTGAAAAACACCCTTTGTTCAAATAATCAAATATAACTTCTCTTAATTCATTATTCACCCATTTTTTTAATGGAACTTCAAAACCTCTTTTTGGCTGAGTTATTAATTTTTCTGGAAGATATCTTTTAGCAAGCTTTCTTAAAATATACTTTGTTGTAAATCCATTTATTTTAAAATTATCCTGAATTTGTGGAGCATATTCAAGGAAATACTTGCTTAAAAAAGGACTTCTTCCCTCCAAAGAATTGCTCATTGTTGCAATATCCATTTTAACAACAAGGTCACTTACAAGATTTAATTCAAAATCAAGTAGCATTACTTTTGAAAGAGGCGTAAAATTTTTATGCATTATTTTTTTTATATAATCATCAAGTTTACTGATAATTTGACTATTAAAAGAATAAAAATCCTCAAAAATATCATTTA
This portion of the Hippea jasoniae genome encodes:
- a CDS encoding HAD family hydrolase; its protein translation is MVIVFDLDDTLYDEIDFVKSGFLEISEYLGSSHYFDFMWEEFLKAGSGKIFNKLIDRFKISIPLQKLIEIYRFHKPKISLREDASNILGRIKCNISLITDGHYIMQKNKFYALNLNLYIKKPIFSDFLHSHKLEVKPFLEVMKLFPNDEYVYIGDNPQKDFTIPKRLSWITIRLKNKRGIYSNIENNADFEILNLEEIYNTLKI
- a CDS encoding sugar transferase — encoded protein: MYRNFFKPLLDKVLATILIIIFSPIMLIVVIGIYLWDGRPIIFKQKRPGYKEKIFEIYKFRTMTNEKDKQGNLLPDKDRLKGFGKIIRDLSIDELPQLFNVLKGDMSFVGPRPLLIEYLPLYKSWQRKRHDVKPGITGLAQVKGRNAISWRKKFKYDVFYVNHVSFCLDIKILLWTLQKVIKKEGVYQNTNTTMEKFNGEN
- a CDS encoding aminotransferase class V-fold PLP-dependent enzyme; its protein translation is MGKNEIKYVKEAFESNYIAPVGPFIEKFEHAICNYTKAKYSVALSSGTAAIHLALRILNIKSSDKVLASTFTFIGSVAPILYQNAEPIFIDSDESWNIDPNLVEEAIKKEKPKAIIVTHLYGQPAKIDEIMNLALKYGVYVIEDAAESLGATLKNKHTGTFGHFGVYSFNGNKIITTGGGGILVSNNKEWIEKARFLASQAKENEYWYEHKEIGYNYRMSNVLAAIGLGQVEVLKERIRKKREIFKIYSQNLSEIAEFMPEIKNAYGNRWLTTCLFKDKNPIKVLEYLKNFNIETRPLWKPMHLQPVFKSAKAYINGKSESFFKKGLCMPSGTALSFEEVKRICELIKKV
- the aroF gene encoding 3-deoxy-7-phosphoheptulonate synthase — protein: MIIVTKKSSKDEDVERLKQKIEELGLKAHISKGSRRTIIGVIGDIDKKIEKIDPVAVFSLDKAVDSVHRVSKPYKLASRENKDYDTIIDVKGIKIGGENFTMMAGPCSVENREQMLTTATGIKKCSAHILRGGAFKPRTSPYTFQGLGEEGLKLLKEAGEKTNMPIVTEVMNPKDLDVVLKYADILQIGARNIQNFSLLKLVGQTDKPVLLKRGMATTIQEFLMSAEYVMSEGNADVILCERGIRTFETATRNTLDISAVPVLKKETHLPVIIDPSHAAGKREYVPALARAAIAAGADGLLIEVHYNPAIAVSDAAQQLTIEEFCELMEDIKKIAAVVGKVIQ
- a CDS encoding polysaccharide biosynthesis protein, with product MNLLKKSKTTRAIFFIIGDFLLSFVSLYTAYLLRFNFHIPVDFYHSFTKIFFVFAILKILFLYTFRLYFVSWRYFSLLELKELTIALIAAYIYGFMIIFFFRNFFLPYPRSAILIDFVLSFIFIGFFRISKRLFLENNTKNKPPAIIIGVSDKAATIFKQDFPFNVVGVFDESKETIGSYFFGFKVRDIKSIPENIKTAIITKQLPPDKLNQLFELLKDKNIEDIKIYNPFSNIIRELSIEDLLSRKPRDLDQRAISEFVKDKTILITGGGGSIGSELVRQCVFFKAKKVVVIEASEFNLYKIKEELPQIEGKLVNVVDKQELERVFKEYSPDIVIHAAAYKHVPLCEENPRSAVINNIIGTKNTIELAEKYNCKKFVLISTDKAVRPTSVMGATKRLCELYAQNFKGKTEIVSVRFGNVLNSSGSVVPKFKKLIEEGKPLTVTHPEVKRYFMLIPEACKLVLQAASIGKGGEIFILDMGEPVKIVELAKKMLKIYGKDESQIVFTGLREGEKLFEELLVNEADRKTQYESILVAKTKTVDIGYLEKGINELVKLHNKEEILLKLKELGVEIMTQKT
- a CDS encoding nucleotidyl transferase AbiEii/AbiGii toxin family protein translates to MKKDLKFHCLSKNTENVLKKLINYDYMSNFVLVGGSALTLRLCHRISEDLDFFTFHKENFNINKLREILTPFSEKEIVNISDEQIDIFLDGVKVTFFNAGWNFLKPKEISNFNVASLKDIAVMKINTLFLRAKYRDYYDLYFLSQYFTLNELYEFSRNILQGINKKLFIAALLFIDDIDDEDIEYLKPAKKVSLKDIRKHFETKIKKEFHL
- a CDS encoding Uma2 family endonuclease, which encodes MALVHETYSYDDYKLWEGKWELIDGVAYAMTPSPVKKHQNLSVRIAGMLENFMENCKECEVVIEQDYKISEFTVLRPDIAVVCNDENPDYISKAPEIVIEIISASTAYRDEKIKFELYEKEKVKYYIIVYPGELKAKVYKLIDFKYTKLGDFFEETIEFNDIKCNPKIDFYKVFKRYKNV
- a CDS encoding PIN domain-containing protein, which gives rise to MQKNTRINRVFLDTNIIIDIIDTTRKYHHYAKKIIEIIYNNKIEVVISENMLTTIYYIVTDKINVLKFLDYIVKNWYVYSYSRELIKKAIKISIKNQVDFEDVLQCLCVLENKCEILITNDKKFYNCGIKIMKSEEFIKVF
- a CDS encoding glycosyltransferase family 4 protein, whose translation is MKIAFLSHLDLNLYLFRLPIMKELVSRGVEVYAIVPRGEVFDEFKHYGIKAVEYKTIRGSLNPLNAIKTIKNINEVVKNINSDILHSFTHQPNIYGAFSDTKNYIQTITGLGSFFIYNDLKSKKIRKVIESLYKITSKKAKKVIFQNSDDLNYFVEKGLVNSKKAVLIKSSGIDTKEWVSKNRPKNKKPVVLMVARVLKDKGVEEYIKAAEILKDKAEFWYAGDIDRGNKNTFKPDWKNVKYLGFRSDIKNLIEKCDIFVLPSYREGIPRTLLEAASMSKPIVTTDAVGCREVVDDGFNGFLVPIKDHKSLAKKIEVLIDDKNLREKMGDNSRKKAVSEFDIKVVVSKYLEIYKEVLNGVSS
- a CDS encoding ATP-grasp domain-containing protein, with product MEKIKVLITSAGRRVSLVNNFKKHAIVYCCDNIPEFSAACHIADFSFKVPPVNSTDYINTLLDICKKEGINIVVPTIDPELPVLAKFKKDFEHEGISIAISEESLCDTFSLKTKTYDFFKKNAFNTPEIIIDFLKAKYPLFAKLNNSSSSQGATIVINHQEAEILLLKNKEYVFQEFIEGQEYTVDMFFDRKGNLICAVPRERIKVRCGEVEKARTSKNPTILKEIKKLSKKLIGAYGVITTQLFLKNDEIYFIEINPRFGGGYPLSYLAGADMAKMLIDDFLGKNLTYTEEWKDNLIMLRYDAEVLVDGNSI